The following are from one region of the Nostoc cf. commune SO-36 genome:
- a CDS encoding HNH endonuclease: MTYVSAQLRKLVIERANHRCEYCLFPQRAALFSFEMEHIIAEKHRGTTEAENLALACPYCNRAKGTDLGSIDPETGKLTPFFNPRTQKWSDHFQMNGAEIAPLTSVGRVTVEILQFNQSERLEERDRLILGGQYS, encoded by the coding sequence ATGACCTATGTATCAGCCCAGTTGCGGAAACTCGTAATTGAACGAGCGAACCACAGGTGTGAGTACTGCTTATTTCCTCAAAGAGCTGCACTATTTAGTTTTGAAATGGAACATATTATTGCCGAAAAACATCGTGGCACTACTGAAGCAGAAAATCTAGCTCTCGCCTGTCCATACTGTAATCGTGCAAAGGGTACTGATTTAGGGTCAATCGATCCTGAAACAGGGAAACTAACACCCTTTTTCAATCCAAGGACTCAAAAATGGAGCGATCACTTTCAGATGAATGGAGCAGAGATTGCACCATTGACATCAGTTGGGCGAGTAACTGTTGAAATTCTCCAATTTAATCAATCAGAGCGCTTAGAAGAACGGGACAGGTTGATTTTAGGAGGTCAGTATTCTTAA
- a CDS encoding transposase has protein sequence MAKSKTLSFITEVKLKVSGEQERELLARFQAGRQLYNNCLNEAIKRMELLKNSDAYKKAKKMPKGKSRTDTFKEARKQYRYSEYDLHSYAAIVAKESKWIALKIDSTAVQKLATRAFAASEKVLFGIASSVRYKVPRRFRSIEGKSNKTGIRWKDNQLVWGNFVLDAIVPEDDLILSHGLNSLIKYVRILWRELNGKRRWFAQLVCEGQAFVKPQNYISSGAIGVDLNVSNVALVAENQAGLLPFAESFPTFEREIKAIQRSMERSRRTANPDNYNPDSLAKKGNKVVKKKGTIKKGKCKWSKSQKYLRLARKKRELERRKTAYIKSQNRRLVNEILRHGKHIKTENVSVKGWQKRYGKAIGAKSPGFFMSELIRKAENADGLVIKFSCQKTALSQTHLDGTRYKKSLSDRVHYDVTGIRMHRDLFSAFLARYVDRDTLLLHSAQVEWKRLEPILMEAWELYQQRTSRVGESESKKFDPSFECVSIDSGVSSQIANTGRKATGIA, from the coding sequence TTGGCTAAGAGTAAAACTCTATCATTTATAACAGAAGTAAAGCTCAAAGTTTCTGGCGAACAAGAAAGAGAATTGTTAGCAAGATTCCAAGCGGGTAGACAACTTTATAACAACTGTTTAAATGAAGCAATTAAACGGATGGAGTTATTGAAAAACTCTGATGCCTATAAAAAAGCGAAAAAGATGCCAAAGGGCAAATCAAGAACAGACACATTCAAGGAAGCAAGGAAACAGTATCGGTATTCAGAATATGACCTTCATTCCTATGCAGCAATAGTAGCCAAAGAATCCAAATGGATTGCACTTAAAATTGATTCTACTGCTGTGCAGAAGTTAGCAACTAGAGCATTTGCTGCTAGTGAAAAAGTGTTGTTTGGTATCGCCTCATCGGTGAGATACAAAGTCCCAAGACGTTTTCGGTCAATAGAGGGTAAGAGTAATAAAACAGGAATCAGGTGGAAAGACAACCAATTAGTTTGGGGTAATTTTGTCCTTGATGCCATTGTTCCTGAAGATGATTTAATCCTGTCTCATGGTTTAAACTCTCTAATCAAATATGTACGCATACTGTGGAGAGAATTAAACGGTAAACGCAGATGGTTTGCACAGTTGGTCTGTGAAGGACAAGCATTCGTTAAACCACAAAACTATATTTCTAGTGGAGCAATCGGGGTTGATCTAAACGTTTCTAATGTAGCGCTCGTTGCAGAAAATCAAGCGGGACTGTTGCCTTTTGCTGAGAGTTTTCCTACATTTGAGCGTGAAATAAAGGCTATTCAGCGCTCAATGGAACGCTCAAGACGTACCGCTAATCCTGATAACTATAATCCTGATTCTTTGGCGAAGAAGGGTAATAAAGTCGTCAAAAAGAAAGGTACTATCAAAAAAGGTAAATGTAAATGGAGCAAATCTCAAAAATACTTGCGTTTAGCACGTAAGAAACGTGAATTAGAAAGACGCAAAACTGCCTATATTAAATCTCAAAATCGTAGATTAGTTAATGAGATACTACGGCATGGCAAGCACATCAAGACAGAGAACGTTTCTGTCAAAGGATGGCAAAAACGGTACGGAAAAGCTATAGGTGCGAAAAGTCCTGGGTTTTTCATGTCAGAACTGATTCGTAAAGCTGAAAATGCTGATGGGTTAGTTATTAAGTTTTCTTGTCAGAAAACAGCGTTATCCCAAACACATCTAGATGGTACTCGCTACAAAAAATCCCTGTCAGATCGTGTTCATTACGACGTAACAGGGATTAGGATGCACCGGGATTTGTTCAGTGCGTTTCTGGCAAGATACGTTGATCGAGATACGCTCTTATTGCATTCTGCTCAAGTTGAGTGGAAGAGGTTGGAACCAATCTTAATGGAGGCATGGGAGCTATATCAACAACGCACAAGTCGAGTAGGCGAGTCCGAAAGCAAGAAGTTTGATCCTTCTTTTGAGTGCGTCTCCATTGATTCAGGGGTTAGTAGCCAGATAGCCAATACTGGGCGAAAAGCTACTGGGATTGCCTGA
- a CDS encoding serine/threonine protein kinase — MIGKLLDHRYQVIRVLAMGGFGQTYIAQDTRRPGNPLCVVKHLKPGTDPRVFDTAKRLFNSEAETLEKLGNHDQIPRLLAYFDENQEFYLVQEYIEGHTLAEELISSQRWSESQVIQLLQEVLQILEFVHRQGVIHRDIKPDNIIRRASDNKLVLVDFGAVKQLRTQLVTVGGQPSATVVIGTPGYMPTEQGQGKPRPNSDIYSLGIIAIQALTGLQPTELQEDPETGEIIWRHSVTVNHRLAAVLSKMVRYHFKDRYQNATEALQACQDAINPVPVLSTPKESTKSRPQVSRLQTIAVAPANPVPAKPARQDSHKSDPWPLLIGILLAGGAAALVANVYPNVKNFALNLTGNDTGLANKCSAVIAGNSNIRSEPSSINSDNILQKVSDSTNFEVTGKQTKRGWIEVKLNSGRLAWAHSDVIANNGEWVSCLRDKGIAIKTVNDSSLIATRPTPKAKPKSRDVVTPLPEKVEGSTDDAEKTERSQPTDNSANIIEQARQKYDSGDIVGAIALLRTIPANAASGIQETGKMIAQWQEDWAKAEALSNEINKAIDDGKWDKVLDYRNHPEKLPNTQYWRNKIEPLFKQAAENLAKQALPKLENQDSQKNTQQKLPDTNQPATTETPNGGF, encoded by the coding sequence ATGATAGGCAAGCTACTAGACCATCGTTACCAAGTAATTCGAGTCCTCGCAATGGGAGGATTTGGTCAAACCTACATTGCCCAAGATACTAGGCGGCCCGGCAATCCTCTCTGCGTTGTCAAGCACCTCAAACCCGGAACTGACCCCAGAGTTTTTGATACTGCTAAACGCTTGTTTAACAGCGAAGCCGAAACTTTAGAAAAACTGGGCAATCATGACCAAATACCCAGGCTGCTGGCATATTTTGACGAAAACCAAGAATTTTATTTAGTACAAGAATATATTGAAGGACATACCCTAGCTGAGGAACTTATATCTAGTCAGCGCTGGAGTGAAAGCCAAGTCATTCAACTATTGCAAGAAGTTCTGCAAATTCTCGAATTTGTCCATCGCCAAGGTGTGATTCACCGCGACATCAAACCGGATAATATCATCCGTCGTGCTTCAGATAATAAGTTAGTTTTAGTGGACTTTGGGGCAGTGAAACAACTGCGTACACAACTGGTAACAGTGGGCGGACAGCCCTCTGCTACAGTAGTGATTGGCACTCCTGGCTATATGCCCACGGAACAAGGGCAAGGTAAACCCCGCCCCAACAGTGATATCTATTCCCTTGGCATTATTGCCATTCAAGCATTAACAGGATTACAGCCAACAGAATTGCAAGAAGACCCGGAAACGGGGGAAATCATCTGGCGGCATTCAGTAACCGTGAACCATCGGCTAGCGGCAGTGTTATCTAAGATGGTACGTTATCACTTCAAAGACCGCTACCAAAACGCCACGGAAGCACTGCAAGCATGTCAAGACGCGATTAATCCTGTACCTGTGCTTTCGACACCTAAAGAATCCACTAAATCTAGACCTCAAGTATCTCGGCTGCAAACGATTGCAGTCGCACCAGCAAATCCTGTCCCCGCTAAACCTGCGCGTCAAGACTCTCATAAATCCGACCCATGGCCGTTATTAATTGGCATATTATTGGCTGGTGGTGCGGCTGCTTTGGTAGCAAATGTATATCCAAATGTGAAAAATTTCGCTTTAAATCTTACAGGTAACGATACTGGCTTGGCAAACAAATGCTCGGCTGTTATTGCCGGAAATTCTAATATTCGTTCTGAACCTAGTTCGATTAATTCTGATAATATTTTGCAAAAAGTTAGCGATAGTACCAATTTTGAGGTGACTGGCAAACAAACAAAACGGGGTTGGATAGAAGTTAAACTTAACTCTGGACGCTTGGCTTGGGCACACTCGGATGTGATAGCCAATAATGGAGAATGGGTATCTTGCCTGCGCGACAAAGGTATTGCAATTAAGACAGTAAATGATAGTAGCTTAATTGCTACTCGACCGACTCCCAAGGCAAAACCAAAATCTAGGGATGTAGTAACTCCATTACCAGAAAAGGTGGAGGGTTCAACTGACGACGCTGAGAAAACAGAGCGATCGCAGCCTACTGATAACAGTGCCAATATTATAGAACAAGCAAGGCAGAAATATGACTCAGGAGATATAGTTGGAGCGATCGCACTTTTAAGAACGATTCCGGCAAATGCTGCTTCTGGTATCCAAGAGACTGGCAAAATGATTGCCCAGTGGCAGGAAGATTGGGCTAAGGCGGAGGCGTTATCTAATGAGATCAATAAAGCAATAGATGATGGTAAATGGGATAAAGTTTTAGATTATAGAAACCATCCAGAAAAGTTGCCTAATACTCAATATTGGCGAAACAAAATAGAACCATTATTTAAACAAGCAGCTGAAAATCTGGCAAAACAGGCACTACCTAAATTAGAAAATCAAGATAGTCAGAAAAATACTCAACAAAAACTTCCTGATACTAACCAACCTGCCACTACAGAAACTCCTAACGGTGGCTTTTGA
- the dpdE gene encoding protein DpdE: protein MIKLGLLVQSQNNYLGIGKVTEISDANAVVEYFCSIGQRLQKTLPLNSLSQVKLEPQARCYIKSQTQDKWIVGRVFIWDEDTEMYQIDLPDKKTAIATEEDIYVRCNLPNTDPIETLGMKGHETPYFHDKRLAFVKSLIKQRAVSRGMTGLISANINLYPHQVEVVRRVLEDPIQRYLLADEVGLGKTIEAGAILRQFLLDEPKKNAVVLVPQYLLKQWRTELENKFYISHFGKRVAVLAVEDIHKINLKAKIGCLILDEAHHIAAMATSKDATVRQRFQTCKEIAHKSDRLLLLSATPVLNHEQDFLAMLHLLDPTTYKIGDIAGFRAKIASRQEIGKVLLSFKEDAEPLVLKSNLQQLRSLFAEDEYLLKLADDLENLPANSTEQEQIVQAIRVHVSDTYRLHRRMLRNRRAAVEDVIFDRNFTPKEEYDLDERSLDIHELLNQWRSVAPDEKEYQRIFLLLFLAAGTWLGILEQVITARLTGKPHAKLIQEFKEDDIRLLTTTPKFSGEEEILQSCLKIIRQPQEDGQRTESLKTLLLNQLGTYFKIPANVRKNQKEFITRIQQRIKRPITGDILPKFIVFTSFVQTCGEIVRYLSDSFGAETVASHQFGESPDKVEEGLNRFQNNPNCFILVCDRSGEEGRNLQFADWLIHFDLPWSPNQLEQRIGRLDRIGSKIGIQSCALIGPYLEDSPHNAWYKVLKDGFGIFQQSIASLQFYVDEKLAELETVLFQSSAVGLLEMIPQIQEQIETEIVKISEQNTLDEIDANDEIATQYFQDLDNYDACHLEIKRAIEGWICDALGFKALNNPDSSEMRRYQPTTRTLVPINELKNRFAESYLDQFGTYNRRVANQNSGVKLFRIGEGFVESLWNYINWDDRGEAFALWRTDASWDAKEGKEWFGFQCNYVVEANLRIAKQVLVDNKLDNSQFKNLQRRVDALFPPIIETIYVDGRKEPIRVVEDKALLSILQRPYKDKNNNQGRDYNLAKERLGIIDDFVDPSKWQNFCYQVRNTSSELLANRPDFIELCQSCAKVAEKKLANRVEQLRLRLNQQSWDQALAEELKIETALNAAILEGIRQPLLRLDSVGFIIVSGRSLGQFE from the coding sequence ATGATTAAGCTCGGTTTATTGGTACAGTCCCAGAATAACTATTTGGGTATCGGAAAAGTTACAGAAATATCTGATGCCAACGCGGTGGTTGAGTATTTCTGCTCCATAGGGCAACGTCTTCAAAAAACTTTACCTTTAAATTCTCTCTCTCAAGTCAAGCTTGAACCCCAGGCTCGATGCTATATTAAGTCTCAAACTCAGGATAAATGGATAGTTGGCAGAGTTTTTATCTGGGATGAAGATACAGAGATGTATCAAATTGATTTACCAGATAAGAAAACTGCGATCGCTACTGAAGAAGATATTTACGTTCGTTGCAATTTACCCAACACAGACCCCATCGAAACTCTGGGGATGAAGGGTCACGAAACGCCCTATTTCCACGATAAAAGATTGGCTTTCGTCAAATCGTTGATTAAGCAACGCGCTGTGAGTCGCGGGATGACGGGATTGATTTCGGCAAATATTAATCTTTATCCTCACCAAGTTGAAGTAGTTCGGCGGGTACTGGAAGACCCAATTCAACGCTACTTACTAGCAGACGAGGTGGGACTCGGAAAAACCATCGAAGCGGGTGCGATTCTACGTCAATTTCTTCTGGATGAACCGAAAAAAAATGCGGTGGTATTAGTTCCGCAATATTTGCTCAAGCAGTGGCGGACTGAGTTAGAAAACAAGTTTTACATCTCCCATTTTGGCAAACGGGTAGCGGTGCTGGCAGTTGAAGATATCCATAAAATCAACCTGAAAGCGAAGATAGGCTGCTTAATTTTAGATGAAGCCCATCATATTGCAGCAATGGCGACTTCTAAGGATGCAACAGTGCGCCAGCGTTTTCAGACTTGCAAAGAAATTGCTCATAAAAGCGATCGCTTACTTTTATTATCTGCCACTCCTGTTCTCAATCATGAGCAAGATTTTCTGGCTATGTTGCACTTGCTCGACCCAACAACCTATAAAATTGGTGACATAGCAGGTTTTCGCGCCAAAATTGCCAGCCGTCAGGAAATTGGTAAAGTTCTGCTTTCTTTTAAAGAAGATGCAGAACCTCTGGTTCTCAAAAGTAACTTGCAGCAACTACGAAGTCTCTTTGCTGAGGATGAGTATTTACTGAAGCTGGCCGATGATTTAGAAAATTTACCAGCAAATTCTACCGAACAAGAGCAAATCGTCCAAGCGATTCGCGTCCATGTCAGCGATACCTATCGACTACACCGCCGAATGCTTCGCAACCGTCGCGCTGCGGTGGAAGATGTGATATTTGACCGCAATTTTACGCCCAAAGAAGAGTATGATTTAGATGAGCGATCGCTTGATATTCACGAACTACTCAATCAATGGCGTAGTGTTGCTCCTGATGAAAAAGAATATCAGCGAATTTTTCTGTTGTTATTCTTAGCTGCTGGTACTTGGTTAGGCATTTTAGAGCAGGTAATTACCGCCCGATTAACTGGTAAACCTCATGCTAAACTCATCCAGGAGTTTAAAGAAGATGATATTCGCCTATTAACTACAACCCCCAAATTCTCAGGCGAAGAAGAGATTCTGCAATCCTGCTTAAAAATTATTCGTCAACCTCAAGAAGACGGACAACGGACAGAAAGTTTGAAAACCTTGCTGCTGAATCAGTTAGGTACATACTTCAAAATTCCCGCAAACGTTCGCAAGAATCAAAAGGAATTCATCACCAGGATACAGCAAAGAATTAAAAGACCAATTACTGGCGATATTCTGCCCAAATTTATTGTATTTACCAGTTTTGTGCAAACTTGTGGCGAAATTGTCCGGTATTTATCTGATAGCTTTGGTGCAGAGACAGTAGCCAGCCATCAATTTGGGGAATCACCAGATAAAGTAGAGGAAGGCTTAAATAGGTTCCAGAATAACCCCAACTGCTTTATTTTAGTATGCGATCGCTCTGGAGAAGAAGGGCGTAACCTCCAGTTTGCCGATTGGTTAATTCATTTTGACCTTCCTTGGTCGCCTAATCAATTAGAGCAGAGAATTGGCAGACTTGACCGCATTGGCAGCAAAATTGGCATCCAATCCTGTGCCTTGATTGGCCCCTATTTAGAAGATAGCCCTCACAACGCTTGGTATAAAGTCTTAAAAGATGGGTTTGGTATTTTCCAACAATCAATTGCCAGCCTACAGTTTTATGTAGATGAGAAACTTGCAGAATTAGAAACAGTTTTGTTTCAATCAAGTGCTGTTGGACTATTGGAGATGATTCCGCAAATTCAAGAGCAAATTGAAACGGAAATAGTAAAAATTAGCGAACAAAATACTTTAGATGAAATTGACGCTAATGATGAAATCGCAACCCAATATTTTCAAGATTTAGATAATTATGATGCTTGCCATCTAGAAATTAAACGGGCAATTGAAGGCTGGATTTGCGACGCACTAGGATTTAAGGCGCTCAATAACCCAGATTCATCAGAAATGCGACGTTATCAACCAACAACGCGTACCTTAGTTCCCATAAATGAGCTAAAAAACCGTTTTGCGGAGAGTTATTTAGACCAATTTGGTACTTATAACCGCAGGGTAGCAAATCAGAATTCTGGTGTTAAACTCTTTCGCATTGGTGAAGGGTTCGTAGAATCACTCTGGAACTATATAAACTGGGATGATCGAGGTGAAGCCTTTGCGCTGTGGCGCACTGATGCTTCTTGGGATGCAAAAGAAGGTAAGGAGTGGTTCGGTTTCCAATGCAATTATGTAGTTGAAGCAAATTTAAGAATTGCTAAACAAGTTTTAGTGGATAACAAACTAGATAATTCTCAATTCAAAAACTTGCAGAGGCGTGTTGATGCTCTATTTCCACCAATTATAGAAACTATCTATGTTGATGGTCGTAAGGAGCCAATACGTGTTGTTGAAGATAAAGCGCTCTTAAGTATTTTACAACGTCCATACAAAGATAAAAACAATAATCAAGGACGAGATTACAATTTGGCAAAAGAGCGCTTAGGAATTATTGACGATTTTGTTGACCCTAGTAAATGGCAAAATTTTTGCTATCAAGTGCGTAATACTTCTTCAGAATTACTCGCCAACCGTCCCGATTTTATTGAGTTATGCCAAAGTTGTGCTAAGGTTGCCGAAAAGAAATTAGCCAATAGAGTCGAACAATTACGTCTACGTCTAAATCAGCAAAGTTGGGATCAGGCATTAGCGGAAGAATTGAAGATAGAAACTGCTTTAAATGCAGCGATTTTAGAAGGAATTCGTCAGCCGCTTCTGAGGCTTGATTCTGTCGGTTTCATTATTGTATCAGGGCGATCGCTTGGGCAATTTGAGTGA
- a CDS encoding RNA-binding S4 domain-containing protein, whose protein sequence is MKKIRDNTIKLNQFLKLMGIVPTGGQAKLMIQGGDVQVNGMLETRRGRRLVPGDQVTIQGQTLEVNLNNNEDQDVVINFAEETE, encoded by the coding sequence ATGAAAAAAATCAGAGACAACACAATTAAATTAAATCAGTTTTTAAAGTTGATGGGTATAGTACCAACTGGAGGTCAAGCCAAGCTGATGATTCAAGGTGGCGATGTCCAAGTAAATGGTATGCTGGAAACCCGACGAGGACGGCGACTAGTACCGGGCGATCAAGTGACAATCCAAGGACAGACTTTGGAAGTGAATTTGAACAACAATGAAGACCAAGACGTAGTAATAAATTTTGCCGAAGAAACCGAGTAA
- the arfB gene encoding alternative ribosome rescue aminoacyl-tRNA hydrolase ArfB — protein sequence MLQISNKVIIPQTDIELTAIRSQGAGGQNVNKVSTAIHLRFDIAASSLPDYYKEQLLKLNDRRITQDGVVVIKAQEHRSQENNRESALKRLQELIQSAVVVTIKRKPTKPTRSSQRKRLDYKSKRGQVKSNRGQVTDC from the coding sequence ATGCTGCAAATTTCCAACAAAGTTATTATCCCACAGACTGATATTGAACTTACTGCGATTCGCTCGCAAGGAGCAGGAGGTCAGAATGTAAATAAGGTTTCCACGGCGATTCACTTGCGCTTCGATATTGCAGCCTCATCATTACCCGATTATTATAAAGAACAGCTTTTAAAGCTAAATGATCGACGCATCACTCAGGACGGAGTTGTTGTCATCAAAGCACAGGAACACCGAAGTCAAGAGAACAATCGGGAGTCAGCTTTAAAACGACTTCAAGAACTCATTCAAAGCGCAGTTGTAGTCACAATAAAACGCAAACCTACCAAACCGACTCGCAGTTCTCAAAGAAAGCGCCTTGACTACAAAAGTAAGCGCGGACAGGTTAAATCTAACAGAGGGCAGGTGACAGATTGTTGA
- a CDS encoding lipid kinase, with translation MSSRALLLVNRHARQGQKGLSEAIQYLKELDFDLIEEFTEDPKHLAEVILRYQHQIDLVIIGGGDGTLNAAVDALVDTQLPLGILPLGTANDLARTLGIPNSLNEACKIIAYRNLHRIDLGWVNGKHYFNVASLGLSVKITQRLTKEVKRRWGIFAYATTALQVLWEARPFTAEIVINGQSVRVKTVQIAVGNGRYYGGGMAVADDATIDDQRLDLYSLEIKHWWQIILLLPAMRQGRHIHWENVRSLQGQEIKVHTRKPRPINTDGEITTYTPAHFRVIPKAIAVLVPPQLRN, from the coding sequence ATGAGTTCCCGCGCACTGCTGTTAGTAAATCGTCATGCCCGCCAAGGGCAAAAGGGTCTGTCGGAAGCGATTCAATATTTGAAGGAACTTGACTTTGATTTAATTGAGGAGTTTACAGAAGACCCCAAACATCTTGCTGAAGTCATACTCCGCTATCAGCATCAAATTGACTTAGTAATTATTGGCGGAGGAGATGGCACTCTCAATGCCGCAGTAGATGCTTTAGTTGATACTCAGTTGCCCTTAGGAATCTTGCCTCTGGGAACTGCCAACGATTTAGCAAGAACTTTGGGAATCCCGAATTCACTCAACGAAGCTTGCAAAATTATCGCATATAGAAATTTGCACCGCATAGACTTGGGGTGGGTAAATGGCAAGCACTATTTTAATGTTGCCAGCCTGGGATTGAGTGTAAAAATTACCCAACGGCTTACCAAAGAAGTCAAACGTCGTTGGGGAATATTTGCTTATGCTACTACTGCATTACAAGTACTTTGGGAAGCTAGACCTTTTACTGCGGAGATTGTGATTAACGGTCAATCAGTTCGCGTAAAAACAGTACAAATTGCTGTGGGTAACGGTCGCTATTACGGTGGTGGTATGGCAGTAGCTGACGATGCCACAATAGATGATCAAAGGCTAGACCTTTATAGCTTGGAGATAAAACACTGGTGGCAGATTATATTATTGCTACCCGCAATGCGACAAGGGCGACATATACATTGGGAGAATGTACGTTCTCTTCAAGGTCAAGAAATAAAGGTGCATACTCGTAAACCACGCCCTATCAATACAGATGGTGAAATCACTACCTACACACCTGCTCATTTTCGGGTTATACCTAAAGCAATAGCTGTTTTAGTACCCCCACAACTCAGGAATTAG
- a CDS encoding exopolysaccharide biosynthesis protein, protein MHLRFSQDIKSLLQRLAKEPLTLGDILAETSERGFSLVITLLVLPFLFPMPPGLAGPFGGACLLLSVQMVLGKRSPWLPKRIANYKFPRPFAQLLLQNLGRVTKVFQKIARPRLPKIASNPLIWRINGFCISLLTVLLILPIPFTNPIPTIGILLLTVATIESDGLLICISYGITTLITLLFGFLGYAMWLAPSLLPSIFR, encoded by the coding sequence ATGCATCTGAGATTTTCTCAAGATATAAAGTCCCTGTTGCAACGCCTAGCTAAAGAACCATTGACTCTAGGTGATATTCTGGCAGAAACTTCAGAACGAGGGTTCAGCCTAGTAATTACATTATTAGTTTTGCCCTTTCTATTTCCTATGCCACCGGGATTAGCTGGCCCTTTTGGTGGTGCTTGCTTACTGTTGTCAGTGCAAATGGTTTTAGGGAAGCGATCGCCTTGGCTACCGAAAAGAATTGCTAACTACAAATTTCCTCGTCCCTTCGCCCAGTTACTTTTGCAAAATTTGGGACGTGTTACCAAAGTTTTCCAAAAAATCGCCCGTCCCCGATTGCCAAAAATAGCCTCTAATCCTTTAATTTGGCGAATTAATGGGTTTTGCATCTCTTTATTAACAGTATTACTAATATTACCAATTCCCTTTACAAATCCCATTCCCACTATAGGTATTTTACTTTTAACTGTTGCTACCATCGAATCAGACGGTCTATTAATTTGCATCAGCTACGGCATTACTACCCTGATTACCTTACTATTTGGATTTCTTGGTTATGCAATGTGGTTAGCTCCAAGTTTACTGCCATCTATATTTAGATAA
- a CDS encoding class I SAM-dependent methyltransferase: MKFFLKNLLNEQAKSIIRSFGLYQILYNKIHSHKLAVAGKRLDICANEVALYLLQSGKGKYVLRDKICLEIGSGWLLTHSLVFYLMGAKKVYATDLYPLLQPENIFQAVSKSVGWSILDSLSTFEDREIIHLRLKKLLSLKKISVETLKELGIEYIAPIDLSQKIPTKDKIDFIFSKSVLEHVPVDDVIPLLKNLESSLSEDGFMFHLIHLLDHKNVSERPFDFFVYSQEAYSRELQSRWGNRIRRSQWKQIFSNLKHLDSRFVFEWLCKDRVLPQKIDSSIQYTDEEDLIVSHIGVFGEFTSFPKVKS, from the coding sequence ATGAAGTTTTTTTTAAAAAATCTTCTTAATGAACAAGCTAAATCGATTATTAGGTCATTCGGATTATATCAAATTTTATATAATAAAATACATTCACACAAGCTAGCTGTTGCGGGCAAAAGGCTTGATATTTGTGCGAATGAAGTTGCTCTCTATCTGCTTCAGTCTGGTAAAGGAAAATATGTCCTGCGTGATAAAATCTGTCTTGAAATTGGAAGTGGATGGTTACTGACTCATTCGTTAGTATTTTACCTTATGGGAGCAAAAAAAGTTTATGCAACGGATCTCTACCCGTTATTACAACCCGAAAATATTTTTCAAGCTGTGTCTAAGTCTGTAGGTTGGAGTATTTTAGATAGTTTATCTACATTTGAAGATCGTGAGATTATCCACTTACGTTTAAAAAAGCTGCTTTCATTAAAAAAAATATCTGTAGAAACCTTAAAAGAGTTGGGCATAGAATACATTGCTCCAATTGATTTATCTCAAAAAATCCCTACTAAAGACAAAATAGATTTCATCTTCTCCAAATCTGTATTGGAGCATGTGCCAGTTGATGATGTGATACCACTTCTAAAAAATCTTGAAAGTAGCCTCTCTGAAGATGGTTTTATGTTCCATCTCATTCATTTACTGGATCATAAAAATGTAAGTGAAAGACCATTTGATTTTTTTGTTTATTCACAGGAAGCCTATTCGAGAGAATTACAATCAAGGTGGGGAAATCGAATTCGACGAAGCCAATGGAAGCAAATATTTTCTAACCTTAAGCATTTGGACTCTAGATTTGTATTTGAGTGGTTGTGCAAAGACAGAGTATTACCACAAAAAATCGACTCGTCTATTCAATATACAGATGAAGAAGACTTAATAGTTTCTCATATTGGTGTATTTGGAGAATTCACATCGTTTCCAAAAGTCAAGTCTTAA